The segment ACCTGATTCGACCTGCACGAAGGACATAGCGATGAGCACCCTCCTCAGGGACACCTTCATCAACACGACCAGCGAGATCGAACTCGACCCGTCCACCCAGCAGCGCGCCTCCTTCGCCACCGTGGGCCCGTCCGGCGAGCAGCCGCTGATCGACCTGCTCGCGCGGACCGACCCGGAGAAGACCCAGCGGATCGCGCTCCCGGTGACGTACGGGACCCCGATCGAGGTGCCGGAGCCGCGCCGGCCGGTGTTCTACCGGGGCCGGTATCGGGCGACGCGGTCGCGGCTGCTGCTGGTCGCGGCGACGTGGGACGGCGGTCTCTGATGAGCATCTACTACGAGCAGACCCATGAGCCCGCGATGGTCCTGCCGTACATCGAGCTGGGCGGGATCATCGCCCGACTGGAGCAGGAAGACCCGGCACGGGTGCTGCCGCTTGGCTTCGCCAACCCCCACTCCTATCGCGGCGACTACGCCGATCTGGCGTTCGAGCCGGTCAAGGACATCACGATCGCCGAGGTCCTCGCGGCCGCCCGGTCGGCTCTGGGCGCGACGTTCGAGGGTTACAAGGGCGGCGACTACACGATGACCAAGCACTCGGACTGCTGGCTCGCCGAGCACGGGTCGTCGTCGGACAACAAAATCGGTCCGCTGCTGCTGGAACTGCTGCTCACCTCGGGCCGAGCGGATGAGGCTGACCGTTCCTGGCGTGAGTGCGGCCACCGCGCCGACTACGCCTCGGCCGTCGAGCACGAGCGCGAATGCCCGGCGCACGGCGTCGACCGCAGGCACGCCGGGCTCGGCATCGGCTGCGCCATCTGTGACGGGCCGTGCCGCATCGATGATGTCCCGCCGAACGCCGGGAGCGCATCGTGAAGCGCCGCCAGCCGATCTATCTCACCAACTTTGAATCCCCCAGCTACACCCGCACCCGGTTCGGCCGCTGGAAGTGGACCGTCCGCGACGGCATGACCGGCCCGGTCCTCGCTACCGGGCACACGCTGACCGAACGCGGCGCGCGCCGGGCGATCGAGCGGATCGCGGAGCGTTGCGTCTGCGTCGCTGGTGTGTGCCGCTGCGACCGGCCGGTGCTGCGGCCGCTGGGCCGGATGGCGGCGTACGCGCTGACCGAGCGTTTGCAGCGTGATGACGTGCCGGTGACGGTGCGGGTCGACGGGCCGGAGGGTGCGCCGGTGGTGTTGTGGCCGGCGTTGGCGCTGACGCCGCGGCAGGAGGCGCACACGTTGCGTCTGGTGCTGGATCGGACGGATGCGCCGGTGCGTTGGGCGGGTGTCGCCTGATGAGCTACGAGACTCGCGCCTACGACAACAAGCACGGCAACCCGGTCGTGGTCCTGGTCGCCACCGGTACGCACGACGTGTCCCGGCTGGTGGCGCTACTGAAGTCCGGCAACTGCGAGCAGGTCGACCTCGGCGCGAAGGTGCTGCGCCAGGTCCGGAACCACAACGGCGGCCGGGCGGCGCTCCAGCTGCTCGCCGCGCACGGCGGCCCGGACTTCCTGCACGAGCCGGTTGCACCGCACCCCTGGCAGGAGTTCAACAAGCACGGCCTCTCCTGTCACTTCCCCGGTTGCACGCTGGCCGAGATTGAGCACGACACGGATGGCGGTGTCGTCTGATGGCCGAGCTGCTGCACGTCACCACGAAGTACGTCTTCGACGTCACCGGCAAGCCCGTCCTCGGCACCACCACGCGCGAACAGTTCGACCCGGAAACCGCGATCGTCTCGCACCGCACCGACCGCGGGTTCTGGTCCCTGCGGGTTCACGGCTGGCGGGTCCGGAACAACACGTCGACGGCGTTCTTTTACCGGATTGCGGACGGTGTGATCCAGCCGCATGACCGGACCGGGTCGGTCGCGCCGCAGTGGTTGCAGCACGTGGTGGGCCAGGCCGTCAAGCTGCACGCCGAGCGGGTCGGTGACGCCCGATGAAGACGTTCCCTGGCTGGCGTGCGGTTGGCCGCGCGATGCGGTGGGCCCGGCGAGAACGCGCCATCTTCACGCTCATCACCGAGGGCGCCCGCTTCGAGGAAACGAGCTGGCGGCGAGGCGGTGCCTTCGCCGTGCTCACCGCGACCGGCGGCGACCAGCTCGACCTCATCGTCAACCTTGCGCACGGCGGCCAGGTCGACATGAGCGACCTCGACGCCGCCGAGAGCCTGCGCGTCCTCGCCGCCCTGGACCTCATCCCCGCCGACCTCGCCCAGGTCCGCGACGAACGGTACGCACGCTGCACGGTGTGCGGCCGGACCGTCACGTGGGCGCCCGGCCACGGCATGTGGCAGGCCCGGTGGGTGCACGTCGACCAGCACGCCTGGATGGCCGGCACCGGACACGTCGCCGAGGTGGCCAATGCCTGAGCAAACCACCGCCCGCCGCGTCACCCCGACCGCCGTGCGCATCCTGTCGGCCGACGCCGACCGCGACACCTGGCTCACCGCCCGACGGCAGGGCATCGGCTCCTCAGATGTCGCCGCGATCCTCGGCGTCGCCGACCGCAACACCGCCGTCCACGTCTACCGCGACAAGCGCGGCGAGCTCGTCGACGACGCCGGCGAAGCCGCGCTGTGGGGCCACCTGCTCGAAGACCCGGTCGCCCGGGAGTGGTCGCGCCGGCAGCGCTCAGTCGTGCAGCGCGTCGGCCTGATCGCGCACGTCGACGAGCCGTGGCGCATGGCGACCCTCGACCGGCAGGTCCTGGAGTGCCCGATGGACCGCGACGTCAAGACCCGCTGCGCCCTCGAGGTGAAGTGCCGCAGCGCGTTCAAAGCGAAGCGGTGGGCCAACGCGAATGTCCCCGACGACGTCCTGGCGCAGGTCACGTGGCAGCTCGCGATCACCGGCTACGACCACATCCACGTCGCCGTGCTCATCGGCGGCAACGAGCTGAAGATGGCCGTCGTCGAGCGCGAGCAGGCGATGGAGGACTACGTGCTCGGCGAGGTCCGCCGGTTCCGTGAGGAGCATCTGCTGGCCGGCGTCGAACCTGACTGGGACCTGTCGAAGGCGCAGTCGCTGATCGACATGGACTCGCTGATGCATCAGGACCGGGTTGGCGAGCTCGACCTGACCGAGATCGGCGAGGTCATCGAGTACGCCAAGCGGTCCGCGGCGAAGTCGGCGGCCGAGAAGGCGCTGAAGGAGTCGTCGGCCACCCTGCGGCGGCTAGCGAAGGGCGCGCTGACGGTCAAGTTCGCCGACGAGCTGGCCTACGAGTACGGCCTGGTGACCAAGAAAAACGTCGACCTTGACCAGCTGAAGCTGCGCTGGCCCGAGGCATACGCGGCGGTCGTCTCCGAGAAAAGCCACTACCAGATCCGGCTCGCGAGCGAGTTCCGGCAGACCCCTGGAGGAACCAATTGAGCCTGCGTGAGCGCGCCCAGGCGGCGGCCGTCGGCGAGGAGTGGCAGGAAGGCGGGCCGACCGGCCCGGTCCGGCCG is part of the Actinoplanes sp. NBC_00393 genome and harbors:
- a CDS encoding YqaJ viral recombinase family nuclease, yielding MPEQTTARRVTPTAVRILSADADRDTWLTARRQGIGSSDVAAILGVADRNTAVHVYRDKRGELVDDAGEAALWGHLLEDPVAREWSRRQRSVVQRVGLIAHVDEPWRMATLDRQVLECPMDRDVKTRCALEVKCRSAFKAKRWANANVPDDVLAQVTWQLAITGYDHIHVAVLIGGNELKMAVVEREQAMEDYVLGEVRRFREEHLLAGVEPDWDLSKAQSLIDMDSLMHQDRVGELDLTEIGEVIEYAKRSAAKSAAEKALKESSATLRRLAKGALTVKFADELAYEYGLVTKKNVDLDQLKLRWPEAYAAVVSEKSHYQIRLASEFRQTPGGTN